AAAGTCAAACAAGAATTGAAGTATGAAAAATGGGATTTGATTTTCAAGTCTAATTAAATCCCTCAAGAAAAAAGGATATATCCAAGACATTGAAATTAGTGGATCATCTTTTTCAATAGGAATTACCCCtccaatttttctaaaaagttcAATTATAAAACAACCATCAAGTACCAACATTTCAACAAACTCATCTTTGTTGAGAACTATTGCCTCAGAGTAACATTCTCTAGCTCTCATTTCAAATGGTTGAATTGCCTTCAAATAGTCCTCTAAATTAAGCCCTTTTTCCATTGTCCTCTTAACTAAATTGCCCAAAAATCGCCATTTATGCTCTTCGATCATCTTAACGTTGTCTTTTCCACGATGGTATGGACCAATTGACACGATTTGAGGCTCGTAGGATCGACCATTGACATTAATAAAACTTTGAGGTACACGAAAAATGCAACAAGAACTCCGCCCCGCAGATTCACTTAGGAGTTGAGGTGGTTGGGAGATCTTTTGTTGCATCAACTCTAGTCGAGTCTTGTTTATTTCCCAATTGATTGTTACAACATGTTGATCTTCAATTGAAATTTCactcattttgaattttgatgttgaattgatatGTGCATGTTAGCTAGTATATAGTGAGTTGGAGAGTGTAATtattaagaaacaaaatgatTGAGAGGTTAATATTTGTTTATAGGCAATAAATTGAGCacctttaattattttattgttaaaattgGTTGGAACTAATTAGAAAACAATTAAACATCACATGCAAGTTTTGTCAATTGATTGATAGGGAAGAGGACTAATAGGTGCATATATTGTGGTGGTCAATTCGAGTTtaatattcatttatatattacttaaaattttactgataaaatattaaactgTCGTCTAATATTTGTATAACTTACATCAAATTTTAGATCGTAATCtcataaaatttttaactttaaaagaaatatatagacTATGATCtcaatttattaaaagttgtcaaaaaagagaagaaagagcaaAAGTGTCATTATTGGCTAACTTTTCAAAAGAATTAacaaaaaactaatattttttggGCTTTATGAATCACCTTGAGCTTTATGAAATTAGCTCGAAACTCatctatttatcaaaatataccaATATAAACGAAATcattagaattaaaattttaaaagacaatgaaaatatcaaaatatgagGCAAATAACAGCTACTATtaataatattgtaatttttccAATTGGACTGCTCTAACACGTGGCGGCTGATTGTAGATTTATACGTTAACGTGAGGTGGACTCAGAATTTAAAAACAAAGAATGAAACCACTAAAGAAAATTTAAAGTATTGctaattaaagttaaaaaatcaaACCCAAGTAATCTAATAGCATAATAACTAAGTAACAAACTCAACAAATGCCCCTCAACCAACCtctgtgtgtatatatattattatataatataaagaatAACCCAAAATTATCTAGTCAGATAATCTTCTCATTTtatcattaatgaaataatttataaacataCAAATATGTGTGTCTAGCGCACTAATAGtatattttctctctttctttggTATACTATATCTCCAGACAAACACTGTCACATAAATTAGAATAGAGAATATAATATTATCGATGTTATccaatagaaaaaaagaaaaagagagaatagAAAAGGGGGCAGAATAGTAAATTACTAATTGGAAGGTTAGTTGTACAAAACCCTAGTTAGCTAAAATCTAGACCTCAATGATCCTAATTGAGAAAACTTTCTAAAATTGGTTGCTTCCACCTAACAAAACACAAATGTTAATGTCTCTATATAAATATCTGTGCTTAGCTTCAAGTTCAAGCTTCCAAAATTTATAACTCATCTTATGGTAATTAACATTCTTTGCTTAACACGAAAAATTATACTGTGTAGATAgatcaaaacatttttttttaatcacatGTATGTACTATATATATTGTGAATCCTTTTGACACTATATACATATgtacattttaaatatttgatatattgCCATTCATAAAATCTTGATTATAGAACACCATAATCATATCTTTATCAAACAAGAACAAAATAgaagattaataaaaataatgaaattaagcAATTAAGGAAGAGGGTTTACCCTGTACGCACCCAAAAAGTAGCAGTTGCGACTTTCCATTGTCTAACgaacaagaaaataatcaagaaagtAAAACACAAGTAGTTGCTTCCTTTGAACCAAAACCCTTTACAAGCAATAAAAGAACATTGAAATTAACACACacataattataatttacatatatattttacttatttaagtTCAACATTATGTTAAACTCATGTTGCTTGTAGAAATAGCAAATTATTAGGTATAATTCCACAAGTTTTGGTAGGTAATAGTAGtttgatcatcatcatcatgcATATAAAACCTTGGTGGACTAAGTAACATCCCTTCAGCCATATTAACAAGAACATTTGGcatatcaaatatcaaatccTCATCCATAAACTCAAAATTCTGAATTTCCACATTCTCCATTTTACCCTTTTCATTAATTACTACCTCCCTATGCACCGCAGCCGCGGCTAACAACGCGTCCCCGGCTGCCCCAACAGCTGCAGCCGCCCTGGCTGCAGCTGTCTGGATGTCACGAGCAGAGCTCGTGGCAGGAACAGGAAAAGAGGCAGCCGAGTTCGGGAAGTTAAGATCCGCCTCGGGACCTTTTAGGGCTATGGCCGCCACGTCATACGCGATGGCGGCCATTTCGGGTGTCGGAAACGTCCCGAGCCAAATCCTATTAGGGGATTTTGGCTCGCGAATTTCTGACACCCATTTTCCActactttttcttctccttattCCTCGGTAAACGGGGTGACGCCCTGAATAAGATTTATTATCGGGGGCAGTACTAGAGTTATTACTGCCCCCGATAATAATGTTCTTTCCACCATAAGTAGTAGTTgtcatttataaatatatataaaaaatttgtttgaGTATAATTAGGGTAAGGTTCTTGGAAATTAGGGTTAAGATTATTGAAATGGACTAAGGAAGCCATTTATGGAAAGGGAAAATTTTGTGGATTAGAGATGAAAATTGAAACCAGTTATTGATGAACTTGCAAGTGAGTGTGTTTTGTGTGAAGGATTTTGGTTGTAAGGCAAAAATGGTGTTGGATTTGTGAGTTGGATACTTAAGTGTTGGAGAATAGTTACCTTTTTATACATTTAGAATTAGGTTTAATAGTACTAttatcttcttgttgttttgatgATTAAGATAGTTATATTTGTGAACCAACACGTAGACATCTCAATTTGGTCTCGATtactttgaaatttatttatattgtgtTTCGTGGACATTTGATACTGACGTGTCAAAAAACTTTATTAATATCTCGATGATCATTTTGTAAGTTGAAATACTGTCCAATTGATGTGCATACTCAAAATTGAAATGTTGTTATTATCAGTTGAGACCAGgttaaatttagatatttatattatgtgtaaataatatattatagtaAGTTTAAATATCATGTAAAATAGTATGCAAGAAGCCATCTTTTTCTGTAAATTTTCCTATCCAAAGGATAATCTCTATAATGAAATTACAAGTAAAACTTATAATGATTGTTTCTTGTGAATTTATTTTAGTGCTTAAGCTAAAATGCTCTATACACTTGCTGTAAAACTTATAGATTTCAAGTGTCTTTCGATAGTGACTGCACCTTGGTCTAGTTTGATATATAGTTCGATAAACAAAGCATTTCGTATTTGTATAAAAGGCTCGGTAAATGGTTGTATGCAAGGGGTGTATGCGATGCATTGTCGCGTAGACAATCTATTGTATGCAAAGCATTAATGACGATTTTCATAATTCGAACTCATGACTTATATTGTCACacgttaaaaatattttaccattgatttaaaattttcattttctctatATAGTTAAGTAATTTCTACAAATAGTAAAAAAGATTACACCTAAAGAATAaattcatcatataatataaaaagatgactagaaaataaattagaaaactaAAAGACTAGAAAAAATTACTTTCTTGCTACCCTCTTTtcttaggaaaaaaattatcgtATCGACTGTTTAATTCAAATTACGTCAATTTATGTGTTTAATAAACTAGAAGTATTTACTAATTATTCATGATAAGTAAGAGACATATTTATACAAACACGTGTTATacatatatcaatttaatataaatattcgatacatataaatttttactttaagAGGAAAAGCCTTCCCACTAACCCTAATTTCAGCTTTGTGACACACCTTGAAGGGAACAcccaaaataaaaagatttgatAATGTATGGAAAGTAAAAAGTGTATGGGCTTTGAATCTTAATCTTTTTAAACCGTAACACAAATAAAATCTTTGTTCTctatgtaatttaaaaaaaaagtagacgTTTACTTTTCTCGTTCGATGTATGATacttattttaaagaaatgatTAATTTGAATT
The nucleotide sequence above comes from Solanum pennellii chromosome 9, SPENNV200. Encoded proteins:
- the LOC107029913 gene encoding ethylene-responsive transcription factor ERF024-like — its product is MTTTTYGGKNIIIGGSNNSSTAPDNKSYSGRHPVYRGIRRRKSSGKWVSEIREPKSPNRIWLGTFPTPEMAAIAYDVAAIALKGPEADLNFPNSAASFPVPATSSARDIQTAAARAAAAVGAAGDALLAAAAVHREVVINEKGKMENVEIQNFEFMDEDLIFDMPNVLVNMAEGMLLSPPRFYMHDDDDQTTITYQNLWNYT